CAACAGACTTGGTACCCCGTTACAATATGAAAAGTTCATGTTCACCCATGATACATCCAACATTGCAGCAGGGCCGCTTAAAAGTGCATATAAGACACTTGGAAGTATGGTCGAAAAGATGGATGCACAACTTGAACTTGGAAAGAAGATACGCGCTGTTGATGCTTCAGACGTCGCAGAGAGGGTACTTATATCCCACTTCCTGCCGGATATGTTCGGAAACCTGAGAGCATTCTCAAGACAGGGGACAAGATGTGTAAAATGTGGTGCTAAGTACCGCAGACCACCACTTACAGGTAGTTGTCAAAAATGTGGTGGCAGGGTTATCCTTACGGTTCACGAGGGAGCTGTCAAAAAGTATCTTGAGGTCTCAATGAAAGTAGCAGAAGAGTACAATGTTTCCAGTTACACAAAACAGCGCATTGAACTGATAGGCTATGACATGAAGTCACTTTTTGAAAATGACAGGTCCAAACAGATGGGACTTTCAGACTTTATGTGAAAATATTGCAGCAGATGCTGCAATATATTAGTGTACAACTACGATCGAGCATTGGATAATTATCCATTAGCAGATAAATAGATAGATTAAGCAACTGATCGAGCAATCTATTACCGATAAATATCACTGCACAGGTATACCTATGGCATTGATCTGCTGAATGAGCTCTGTGAACATTTTCATTTCAAGATCAAGAACATCTTCTTCGCTCATACCTATTGACATCTCGCCATCAACTGTCAATGTATCAGGCCCACGCCTTACGAGCCGGTCCACACCATCGCTGCAAAGCAGTCCCTTAACTTCGGGATCATGGACAAAAGCACGACCGGGAATGATAACCGTCTCCTTTACATTGGAAAGATCAAGATCACGGAAATCATCGATAGTGATCAGGCAGCCGATGTCCTTGTTCAAACCAATTACATTCACAATGCCTCCCAATTTGTCGAATATCCCGGAAAGCCTTTCTTCTGCAACCTTACTTGTGATTATTGTAGCTTCCTTTGTAACCTCAGGTAACTTTGCGAGCAGATCATCATGCGATCTGATCGCGAACGGGGACCCATAGAGTGGATCTTCCAGAGGTGTGCCGGTTACCCTGAAGTTATGATTATTAGCAGCATCACGTACTATCTGAGTGAACTCCTCGACGCTATGAGACTCGATGCCTTCCATTATAGGTGCATTCTCAAGTATCAGCCCTTCTTCCCTTGAGTTCGCAAAGCGCATGAGTATCGCACCTGAGGCACCCATTTCTTCAAGGTCTGAAAGTGTGTTCTCAAGGACTTCACCATCATTGGCACCCGGAATTACAACAATTGCAGCATAGACCTCACAATGAGCACAGAAGTCACGAAGTACAGCAAGAGAGGCTTCCGGCTCGGGATCGTTCATATACTTCCCACGAATTTCCGGATCGGTCGCAAATACGGTAAATGATACCTCGGTAACACCGTTCTCAATGAAGAAGGCAGCATCATCTTCCGAAGTAAATCCTTTACCACTGGTATATCCCAAATGTATTGGTTTTTTGAACTGTGATAAGAAAGAAACCAGCTCCTTAAGTTCAGGATAACAACTGATGTCACCTCCACCACTTATGGTAAACTTGTCAGCTTCCCCCGAACCAAAGTGCAGGGCTTGTGAAACTTCACCCATAACATATTGAGCAGGTTTGAAGCCGGAGTAGAGTTCTTTGACGCCGCGTGTGCAGTAGTCACATCCCTTTGAAAAGGGGAAACAATGTTTACAACCAAAAGCAGGTACGTCTTTTACTTTCTTAAAGTAACAGTATTTGCAAAACCCGCGACAATCTACGCCGGGATTTCCACCGACATCTGCGACTATTTCCATATCGATCGTGGGTACCTTAATGAATGTAGTACTAAACCTTTGTGGTGCAAAAAACGGGAGAGAACAGACATAGATTATTATTCCACACAGAATTAATTTAGAAAGAGATGATTGGCAGTTCATTTCATACAAATTCAACCGTAAGTATGTCTATAGTATGTTTATTCCGTTGAATAATTCAAATTAAAAGGCATAATAGGCAAATTCTTTAATGATTAATGATGATTGAAATTCAGAACCTCACGACAAATCCAAAAGCTTTAAACCTGAAAACAACGTTCCAAATTTGAATCAATTAGAAGAATGACCAATTGGAAACATCATTTAACACATAACCGGCATCAGTAGGAAACTACTGTGCCATCGCTCAAATCATGTGGTTTCCATCGGGATTTCTGGAATAAAATTAGGAGGAAATATCGTGTCTGACAAAATAGACATATATGACGACAGAGGTACACTGTTGGAAAGCGGCGTCGACATAATGGCACTCGCACCAACAACAAATGCAGCAATCGGAAAGATCATCAAAGACACAAAGAGGACTGTAGCTGTCAACCTTGCAGGTATCGAGAAAGGTCTCGCAACCGGCAAGTATGGTGGTAAAGGACGTCAGATTCTCGGACGTGAACTTGAGTATGATATCGTAGGGAACGCAGATGCTATCGCAGAGTCTGTTGCAAACCTTGTAAAGGTAAGCGACGACGACGACACAAACGTAAAAGTGATCGGTGGCGGAAAACAGCTTCTTGTGCAGGTTCCAAGCGCAAGGACAGACGCTGGTGCTGACTTCGTTTCAGGAAGTACAGTAAGTGCAGCAGCTGTTGTACAGACCATCATTGATACATACAACACCGACATGTTCGATGCACCACTCGTAAAGGGTGCTGTCTGGGGTAGCTATCCACAGACCATGGACATGAGCGGCGGTAACGTTGCATCAATTCTCAGCATACCACAGCAGAATGAAGGTCTCGGTTTCTCACTTAGGAACATCATGACCAACCACGTCGCTGCTATCACAGGCAGAAAGGCACTCAACGCTGCTGCACTCTCCTCAATATACGAGCAGGCAGGTATGTTCGAGATGGGTAACGCAGTGGGTTCATTCGAGAGACACCAGTTACTCGGATTCGCATATCAGGGTCTTAACGCTAACAACTTCGTCTACGAAACTGTCAAAGAGAACGGCAAGAACGGTACAGTCGGTACAGTCATCGACACCATTGTCGAGAAAGCAATCGAAGCAGGTATCATTGAGGTAGACCACAAGGCACCATCCGGATACAACTTCTACAAAGCAAATGACGTTTCCATGTGGAACGCATGCGCAGCAGCCGGTCAGCTCGCAGCTACACTCGTAAACTGTGGAGCAGGCAGAGCAGCTCAGAACGTATCATCAACCATCCTGTACTTCAACGATATACTCGAGAAGGAAACAGGTCTTCCAGGCTGTGACATGGGTAGAGCACAGGGTACTGGAGTCGGATTCTCTTTCTTCAGCCACTCAATCTATGGTGGCGGTGGACCAGGTATCTTCAATGGTAACCACGTTGTAACAAGACACTCCAGAGGATTCGCAATTCCTTGTGTATCCGCTGCATGTTCACTTGATGCAGGTACTCAGATGATCACCATCGAGAAGACATCAGGACTTGTCGGAAATGTGTTCGGTTCAATCGAAGAATTCAGAGAGCCAATCAAAGCAGTTGCAGGGGCACTCTAAATAAAGAGCTCTAACAGATCTTGAAGGTAATCAATAATGGTCGATTCTGCATCAAACACAGAGAACCTCATACAGATCGAGATATTTCCACGAAGGTTACTCAGCCCGGAAACCGCACAGGAACTACTCGTCGAACTGAGCAAAATAGAAGGCATCACAAGGGCATTCGTACAGGGCCCAAGACTTCCAGTGACCGTACCATACGGTCCTGCGACAGGACAGGATGTCAACCATAAGTTCAGTGACACGATCAGTATCGGTGAAACGGACATTAGCTTGGCTGTGATCGTTGGCCGCATAAGGCTGGAAGTCCTCAACTCTGAAATAAGAGACAACATCAGGGAAGTTTGTGAGCGAATACTCCCGATGGGACTCGAGTTCAGGGAAGGACTTTTCTTACAAAAAAAGCAGACCGTCTCCGACTATGCAAAACGTGGTCCTGGAGCAGATCCGACAGTCCTTGGACTGGCAGATCCGAAAGGCAAAGTGGGTAATCGTATTTGTACCTTAAATCCAGCGGAATGATGTTAAATGTTTGACCGGGAAACACAAGTTGTAGACTGCAGGCATGGAATGGGCCTGGGACGCGGTGGAGGGCTTGCACAACGCGGCACTCTTTCCGAGACCGGACGCCCTGATGTCATCACCGTCGCAATGAGTCCCGGCAGACGTCACATCACAAAACCGATATGTGAACTCACATACGGTATGCGCAGGGAGGATATACAAGTCAGTGTCCTTGTATTGAACTCAGGATCAGGAATTCCTGATACACCAATGAGATCAGGCGCATTCGGGATAACACCTGAAGAAGTTGCGCAGATATCAAGGCATAAGCTGGCAGTTATCCATACAGGGAACATACGAGACCATGTGGTCAAAAAAGTAAGAGAAATTCTAAAGGATGCAGAGGTCCCGGCAATAATCGTCTGTCAGACAAATGTCGACTTCGAGGATTTTGCCAAGGGAGGAATTAAGACCAAATTTGTGAAGCCTAAAAATAACGAGACCCTAACAAAAGGAAAAGTTATGGATATTGTGTCAGGAGTCACAAGAGGAGAATCATGTTCAAGAGATAAGTTGAACGAACTTGTGAAATCCGTAAAGAACACAATGAGATCTATTGATAACTAAGGAGTGTATAATATGGCATACGAAGCACAATATTATCCAGGTGCAACATCCGTTGCAGAAAACAGAAGAAAGCACATGTCCGGAAAGGTCGAAAAACTCAGGGAAGTCTCTGACGACGATCTTACATTAGTACTCGGACACCGTGCACCAGGTAGTGACTACCCAAGCACACACCCACCACTCGCTGAGATGGGTGAACCAGAATGCTCAATCAGAGAAATGGTCGAACCAACACCAGGCGCAAAAGCCGGTGACAGGGTAAGGTACGTTCAGTTCGTTGACTCAATGTACAACGCACCATCAACACCATACTTCAGGTCCTACGCAGCAGCAATCAACTACAGAGGTGTCGACCCAGGTACACTTTCCGGTCGTCAGGTCGTTGAAGCTCGTGAGAGAGACATGGAAGAGATCGCAAAGTTCCAGCTCGAGACAGAAATGACCTGTCCAGCACTTGCAAGCCTTCGTGGCGCAACTGTCCACGGTCACTCACTCCGTCTCCCAGAAGATGGAATTATGTTCGACATGCTCGACAGATGCCGCCTTGAGAATGGCGTAGTTATCATGCACAAGGACCAGGTAGGAAGGGCAATCGACAAGAAGGTCGACTTTGGAAAGCCAATGTCAGAGGACGAGGCTGCCAAGAGAACCACAATCTACCGTGTGGACAATGTCGCATTCAGAGATGACGCAGAGGTCATCGAATGGGTCCACACAATATTTGAGAAGAGAACCGCATATGGATTCAAGCCAGAGTAATCGAGGTGAGATAAATGGCAGATGATAGAAAGAGATTGTTCCAGAAAGATTTGGAAATCAAATTCACAAAAGAACACGGCGACAACAAGATGGAAGGCGGAGAGATCACTGACAAGAAAG
This genomic window from Methanococcoides sp. AM1 contains:
- the mmp10 gene encoding methyl coenzyme M reductase-arginine methyltransferase Mmp10 (Mmp10 (methanogenesis marker protein 10) is a cobalamin-requiring radical SAM methyltransferase that creates the methylarginine modification to methyl coenzyme M reductase.) codes for the protein MEIVADVGGNPGVDCRGFCKYCYFKKVKDVPAFGCKHCFPFSKGCDYCTRGVKELYSGFKPAQYVMGEVSQALHFGSGEADKFTISGGGDISCYPELKELVSFLSQFKKPIHLGYTSGKGFTSEDDAAFFIENGVTEVSFTVFATDPEIRGKYMNDPEPEASLAVLRDFCAHCEVYAAIVVIPGANDGEVLENTLSDLEEMGASGAILMRFANSREEGLILENAPIMEGIESHSVEEFTQIVRDAANNHNFRVTGTPLEDPLYGSPFAIRSHDDLLAKLPEVTKEATIITSKVAEERLSGIFDKLGGIVNVIGLNKDIGCLITIDDFRDLDLSNVKETVIIPGRAFVHDPEVKGLLCSDGVDRLVRRGPDTLTVDGEMSIGMSEEDVLDLEMKMFTELIQQINAIGIPVQ
- the mcrB gene encoding coenzyme-B sulfoethylthiotransferase subunit beta — protein: MSDKIDIYDDRGTLLESGVDIMALAPTTNAAIGKIIKDTKRTVAVNLAGIEKGLATGKYGGKGRQILGRELEYDIVGNADAIAESVANLVKVSDDDDTNVKVIGGGKQLLVQVPSARTDAGADFVSGSTVSAAAVVQTIIDTYNTDMFDAPLVKGAVWGSYPQTMDMSGGNVASILSIPQQNEGLGFSLRNIMTNHVAAITGRKALNAAALSSIYEQAGMFEMGNAVGSFERHQLLGFAYQGLNANNFVYETVKENGKNGTVGTVIDTIVEKAIEAGIIEVDHKAPSGYNFYKANDVSMWNACAAAGQLAATLVNCGAGRAAQNVSSTILYFNDILEKETGLPGCDMGRAQGTGVGFSFFSHSIYGGGGPGIFNGNHVVTRHSRGFAIPCVSAACSLDAGTQMITIEKTSGLVGNVFGSIEEFREPIKAVAGAL
- the mcrD gene encoding methyl-coenzyme M reductase operon protein D gives rise to the protein MVDSASNTENLIQIEIFPRRLLSPETAQELLVELSKIEGITRAFVQGPRLPVTVPYGPATGQDVNHKFSDTISIGETDISLAVIVGRIRLEVLNSEIRDNIREVCERILPMGLEFREGLFLQKKQTVSDYAKRGPGADPTVLGLADPKGKVGNRICTLNPAE
- the mcrC gene encoding methyl-coenzyme M reductase I operon protein C — its product is MFDRETQVVDCRHGMGLGRGGGLAQRGTLSETGRPDVITVAMSPGRRHITKPICELTYGMRREDIQVSVLVLNSGSGIPDTPMRSGAFGITPEEVAQISRHKLAVIHTGNIRDHVVKKVREILKDAEVPAIIVCQTNVDFEDFAKGGIKTKFVKPKNNETLTKGKVMDIVSGVTRGESCSRDKLNELVKSVKNTMRSIDN
- the mcrG gene encoding coenzyme-B sulfoethylthiotransferase subunit gamma, giving the protein MAYEAQYYPGATSVAENRRKHMSGKVEKLREVSDDDLTLVLGHRAPGSDYPSTHPPLAEMGEPECSIREMVEPTPGAKAGDRVRYVQFVDSMYNAPSTPYFRSYAAAINYRGVDPGTLSGRQVVEARERDMEEIAKFQLETEMTCPALASLRGATVHGHSLRLPEDGIMFDMLDRCRLENGVVIMHKDQVGRAIDKKVDFGKPMSEDEAAKRTTIYRVDNVAFRDDAEVIEWVHTIFEKRTAYGFKPE